In Helianthus annuus cultivar XRQ/B chromosome 8, HanXRQr2.0-SUNRISE, whole genome shotgun sequence, a single genomic region encodes these proteins:
- the LOC110872126 gene encoding uncharacterized protein LOC110872126, whose product MASLKIAKPANNLGASNFEELIASRKLGIFEISNASLEPGKLENNFKAFIFEESLATMKIKKPVKEVAKPSAPKPHASKAKPKKPEQLREPKKKTSDVKSSAKPKK is encoded by the exons ATGGCATCATTGAAGATCGCGAAGCCTGCCAACAACTTAGGAGCTAGCAATTTTGAGGAATTAATTGCATCACGAAAGCTTGGGATTTTCGAAATATCAAATGCATCACTGGAACCCGGGAAGCTCGAGAACAACTTTAAAGCTTTCATTTTTGAGGAATCATTGGCAACGATGAAGATCAAGAAGCCTGTTAAGGAGGTTGCTAAACCATCGGCCCCCAAGCCTCACGCCTCAAAAGCGAAGCCTAAAAAGCCCGAACAGCTTCGTGAACCTAAGAAGAAG ACATCAGATGTCAAGAGTTCAGCCAAGCCAAAGAAATAA
- the LOC110872127 gene encoding YLP motif-containing protein 1 isoform X1, whose amino-acid sequence MGNKVVLMLISSLLIISSSMVFADGDKSPFFRGAFGTQSKLPPKNTGAPAPITPDSPSTEKTSTTDNTWFASMQEYMSSMQEYMNRMQEYNNVMQANQEYMNRMQANQEYINRMQEYMNRMQANQEYMNRMQANQGYMMNRMQEYNNMMQANQEFMSRMQEYKSRMQANQEYMNRMQASMTRVTVEEPPVSPAPSTPEDETVPDIEQPPPPPFT is encoded by the exons ATGGGAAACAAGGTTGTTCTTATGTTGATTTCGTCCCTCTTAATCATCTCATCCTCAA TGGTCTTTGCAGACGGGGACAAATCGCCATTTTTTCGAGGAGCATTTGGAACCCAATCGAAACTTCCACCGAAGAACACGGGTGCACCCGCACCGATAACACCTGACAGCCCGTCTACTGAAAAAACGTCTACCACCGATAATACATGGTTTGCAAGTATGCAAGAATATATGAGCAGTATGCAAGAATATATGAACAGGATGCAAGAATATAATAACGTGATGCAAGCGAATCAAGAATATATGAACAGGATGCAAGCAAATCAAGAATACATTAACAGGATGCAAGAATATATGAACAGGATGCAAGCAAATCAAGAATATATGAACCGGATGCAAGCAAATCAAGGATATATGATGAACAGGATGCAAGAATATAATAACATGATGCAAGCAAATCAAGAATTTATGAGCAGGATGCAAGAATATAAGAGCAGGATGCAAGCAAATCAAGAATATATGAACAGGATGCAAGCAAGTATGACCAGGGTAACAGTGGAAGAACCACCAGTATCTCCAGCTCCTAGTACACCAGAAGATGAGACTGTACCAGACATtgaacaaccaccaccaccgccattcACCTAG
- the LOC110872127 gene encoding YLP motif-containing protein 1 isoform X2: MGNKVVLMLISSLLIISSSNGDKSPFFRGAFGTQSKLPPKNTGAPAPITPDSPSTEKTSTTDNTWFASMQEYMSSMQEYMNRMQEYNNVMQANQEYMNRMQANQEYINRMQEYMNRMQANQEYMNRMQANQGYMMNRMQEYNNMMQANQEFMSRMQEYKSRMQANQEYMNRMQASMTRVTVEEPPVSPAPSTPEDETVPDIEQPPPPPFT, encoded by the exons ATGGGAAACAAGGTTGTTCTTATGTTGATTTCGTCCCTCTTAATCATCTCATCCTCAA ACGGGGACAAATCGCCATTTTTTCGAGGAGCATTTGGAACCCAATCGAAACTTCCACCGAAGAACACGGGTGCACCCGCACCGATAACACCTGACAGCCCGTCTACTGAAAAAACGTCTACCACCGATAATACATGGTTTGCAAGTATGCAAGAATATATGAGCAGTATGCAAGAATATATGAACAGGATGCAAGAATATAATAACGTGATGCAAGCGAATCAAGAATATATGAACAGGATGCAAGCAAATCAAGAATACATTAACAGGATGCAAGAATATATGAACAGGATGCAAGCAAATCAAGAATATATGAACCGGATGCAAGCAAATCAAGGATATATGATGAACAGGATGCAAGAATATAATAACATGATGCAAGCAAATCAAGAATTTATGAGCAGGATGCAAGAATATAAGAGCAGGATGCAAGCAAATCAAGAATATATGAACAGGATGCAAGCAAGTATGACCAGGGTAACAGTGGAAGAACCACCAGTATCTCCAGCTCCTAGTACACCAGAAGATGAGACTGTACCAGACATtgaacaaccaccaccaccgccattcACCTAG